From a single Streptomyces sp. NBC_00377 genomic region:
- a CDS encoding transglycosylase domain-containing protein: protein MSDEPQPQQPTEGTAPGPPRAGDGGSGSEGKESTKVKRPKRTGLRRLLPTWRMVLGTFVLGVLVIGGLFVLGYSMVKIPPANALATKQSNVYLYADGTEIARDGKVNRENVDLAQISKDAQHAVLAAEDRDFYTESAIDPKAMLRAGWNTATGKGRQSGSTITQQYVKNYYLAQEQTVTRKVKEFFISIKLDHETSKDDILEGYLNTSYFGRNAYGMQAAAKAYFGIEAAKLTPAQGAYLAALVNAPSEYDIIAHPENRKAAEARWNYVLDGMVTKGWLSQSARTGMKFPAVKETSGADTGMSGQRGYLVNAIKDYLRENKIVTQDELDTGGYRITTTIDKKKQNAFVDAVNDKLMKKLDKKNRKVDTYVRAGGAAVEPKTGKVLALYGGIDYIKQYTNNATRQDFQVGSTFKPFVFTSAVENGSETQDGRQITPNTIYDGTNKRPIQGWSGGTYAPENEDYVNYGNINVRTATDKSVNSVYAQMAVDVGPAKVKQTAIDLGLPTDTPDLQPYPSIALGTATASVLDMAEAYATLANHGKHGTYTLIEKVTKDGSDVVDLPAQKASQVVSREAADTTTSVLRSVVQNGTATAAQAAGRPAAGKTGTAEEDTAAWFAGYTPDLATVVAVMGQDPKTAAHKSLKGAMGLARINGGGVPTEIWAQFTKNALKGTPESDFNLQIQDGGEETAYPSSPPSSEEPSADETGGSTPSGDETQGRPQGQTQGQTGGTATTTGGTNGDTTSGAANGGATTGNTSTGTTDGGGTNSGTTSGTSSGTTDGNTSAGATDGPGGDGGNSEGTTVGPQLTATRRD, encoded by the coding sequence ATGAGTGACGAGCCGCAGCCGCAGCAGCCGACCGAAGGCACGGCACCCGGACCACCCCGAGCGGGTGACGGGGGAAGTGGCAGCGAAGGCAAGGAGAGCACGAAGGTGAAGCGACCCAAGCGCACCGGCCTGCGCCGGCTCCTGCCCACCTGGCGGATGGTGCTCGGCACCTTCGTCCTCGGTGTCCTGGTCATCGGCGGCCTGTTCGTCCTCGGCTACTCGATGGTCAAGATCCCGCCGGCCAACGCGCTCGCCACCAAGCAGTCCAACGTCTACCTCTACGCCGACGGCACCGAGATCGCCCGCGACGGCAAGGTCAACCGCGAGAACGTCGACCTCGCCCAGATCTCCAAGGACGCCCAGCACGCCGTCCTCGCCGCCGAGGACCGCGACTTCTACACCGAGTCCGCCATCGACCCCAAGGCGATGCTCCGGGCCGGCTGGAACACCGCCACCGGCAAGGGCAGGCAGTCCGGCTCCACGATCACCCAGCAGTACGTGAAGAACTACTACCTCGCACAGGAACAGACCGTCACCCGCAAGGTGAAGGAGTTCTTCATCTCCATCAAGCTGGACCACGAGACCTCCAAGGACGACATCCTCGAGGGCTACCTCAACACCAGCTACTTCGGCCGCAACGCCTACGGAATGCAGGCCGCCGCCAAGGCCTACTTCGGCATCGAGGCCGCCAAGCTCACCCCCGCCCAGGGCGCCTACCTCGCCGCCCTGGTCAACGCGCCCAGCGAATACGACATCATCGCCCACCCCGAGAACCGCAAGGCCGCCGAGGCCCGCTGGAACTACGTCCTCGACGGCATGGTCACCAAGGGCTGGCTCAGCCAGTCCGCACGCACCGGCATGAAGTTCCCCGCGGTCAAGGAGACCTCCGGCGCCGACACCGGCATGTCCGGGCAGCGCGGCTACCTCGTCAACGCGATCAAGGACTACCTGCGCGAGAACAAGATCGTCACCCAGGACGAACTCGACACCGGCGGCTACCGCATCACCACCACCATCGACAAGAAGAAGCAGAACGCCTTCGTCGACGCCGTCAACGACAAGCTGATGAAGAAGCTCGACAAGAAGAACCGCAAGGTCGACACCTACGTCCGCGCCGGCGGCGCCGCAGTCGAACCCAAGACCGGCAAGGTCCTCGCCCTGTACGGCGGCATCGACTACATCAAGCAGTACACCAACAACGCCACCCGCCAGGACTTCCAGGTCGGCTCCACCTTCAAGCCCTTCGTCTTCACCTCGGCCGTCGAGAACGGCTCCGAGACCCAGGACGGCCGCCAGATCACCCCCAACACGATCTACGACGGCACCAACAAGCGCCCCATCCAGGGCTGGAGCGGCGGCACCTACGCCCCCGAGAACGAGGACTACGTCAACTACGGCAACATCAACGTGCGCACCGCCACCGACAAGTCGGTCAACTCGGTGTACGCGCAGATGGCCGTCGATGTCGGCCCCGCCAAGGTCAAACAGACCGCGATCGACCTCGGCCTGCCCACCGACACCCCCGACCTCCAGCCCTACCCCTCCATCGCGCTGGGCACGGCCACCGCCAGCGTCCTGGACATGGCGGAGGCCTACGCCACCCTCGCCAACCACGGCAAGCACGGCACGTACACCCTGATCGAGAAGGTCACCAAGGACGGCTCCGACGTGGTGGACCTGCCCGCGCAGAAGGCCTCCCAGGTCGTCAGCCGCGAGGCCGCCGACACCACCACCTCCGTCCTGCGCAGCGTCGTCCAGAACGGCACCGCCACCGCGGCCCAGGCCGCCGGCCGCCCCGCCGCCGGCAAGACCGGCACCGCCGAGGAGGACACCGCCGCCTGGTTCGCCGGCTACACCCCCGACCTCGCCACCGTGGTCGCGGTCATGGGCCAGGACCCGAAGACCGCCGCCCACAAGTCCCTCAAGGGCGCGATGGGCCTGGCCCGCATCAACGGCGGCGGCGTGCCCACCGAGATCTGGGCCCAGTTCACCAAGAACGCCCTGAAGGGCACCCCCGAGTCGGACTTCAACCTCCAGATCCAGGACGGCGGCGAGGAGACCGCCTACCCCTCGTCCCCGCCCTCCTCGGAGGAGCCCAGCGCCGACGAGACCGGCGGCAGCACGCCGAGCGGAGACGAGACCCAGGGCCGGCCGCAGGGCCAGACCCAGGGCCAGACGGGCGGCACCGCGACCACCACCGGCGGCACGAACGGAGACACCACCTCCGGCGCAGCCAACGGTGGCGCCACCACCGGCAACACGTCCACCGGCACCACCGACGGCGGCGGGACGAACAGCGGAACGACCTCGGGCACCAGCTCCGGCACCACCGACGGCAACACATCGGCCGGCGCCACCGACGGCCCGGGCGGAGACGGCGGCAACAGTGAGGGAACGACCGTCGGCCCCCAGCTCACCGCCACCCGCCGGGACTGA
- a CDS encoding ABC transporter permease: MGSARLYAAVASGGFRRYATYRVATAAGVFTNTVFGLILVYAYLALWDERPHLGGYDQAQAVTYVWLGQALFATLAIQGGGFETELMERIRTGEVAVDLYRPADLQLWWLASDMGRALFQLLGRGVIPFVFGALFFPTALPDDPVIWLALLVSILLAMVVSYGIRFLVALSGFWLLDGTGALQVLMVTGVFFSGMALPLNAFPQPLGDLVTLLPWSALLQMPADVLMGRVAPLSAFAFQAGWAVVLLAVGRWVQGAATRRVVVQGG, translated from the coding sequence TTGGGATCGGCGCGGTTGTACGCCGCCGTCGCGTCGGGGGGTTTCAGAAGGTACGCGACCTATCGGGTGGCCACGGCCGCCGGCGTGTTCACCAACACCGTTTTCGGCCTGATCCTCGTCTACGCGTACCTGGCGCTGTGGGACGAGCGGCCGCACCTGGGGGGCTATGACCAGGCGCAGGCCGTCACCTATGTGTGGCTGGGGCAGGCGCTGTTCGCGACGCTCGCGATCCAGGGCGGCGGTTTCGAGACCGAGCTGATGGAGCGGATCCGTACGGGTGAGGTCGCCGTCGATCTGTATCGGCCGGCCGATCTTCAGCTGTGGTGGCTGGCGAGCGACATGGGGCGGGCGTTGTTCCAGTTGCTGGGGCGGGGGGTGATTCCCTTCGTCTTCGGGGCGTTGTTCTTTCCCACGGCGTTGCCGGACGATCCGGTGATCTGGCTGGCCCTGCTGGTCTCGATCCTGCTGGCGATGGTGGTGAGTTACGGGATCCGGTTCCTGGTGGCGCTGAGCGGGTTCTGGCTGCTGGACGGTACGGGGGCGCTTCAGGTGCTGATGGTCACCGGGGTGTTCTTCTCGGGGATGGCGCTGCCGCTCAACGCCTTCCCGCAGCCGCTGGGTGATCTGGTGACGCTGCTGCCGTGGTCGGCGTTGTTGCAGATGCCCGCCGACGTGCTGATGGGGCGTGTCGCACCGTTGTCCGCGTTCGCTTTCCAGGCGGGGTGGGCGGTGGTGCTGCTGGCGGTGGGCCGGTGGGTGCAGGGGGCGGCGACGCGGCGGGTGGTGGTGCAGGGTGGGTGA
- a CDS encoding ABC transporter permease has translation MWIRSTLAYRVSFVLTVLGGLLVTGLDFVAILLMFSQVDVLGGYTLPEVAFLYGVSATSFGFADLAIGSAGRLGTRVRDGTLDTLLVRPAPVLAQVAADRFALRRVARIAQGVLVLGYACAALDVVWTPVRLLLVPVMMLCGGLIFSAVFVAGAAFQFVAQDAAEVQSAFTFGGQTLLQYPPTVFGRELVRGVTFVLPLAFVNWVPGSYVLGRPYPLGLPEWAVFAPPLVAAVCCAAAGVAWRAGLRTYRSTGS, from the coding sequence ATGTGGATCCGTTCGACGCTGGCGTACCGGGTGTCGTTCGTCCTGACGGTGCTCGGTGGTCTGCTGGTGACGGGGCTGGACTTTGTCGCGATCCTGCTGATGTTCTCGCAGGTCGATGTCCTCGGCGGTTACACGTTGCCGGAGGTCGCCTTTCTGTACGGGGTGTCGGCGACGTCGTTCGGGTTCGCGGATCTGGCGATCGGGTCGGCGGGCCGGCTCGGCACGCGGGTGCGGGACGGCACGCTGGACACGTTGCTGGTGCGGCCCGCGCCGGTGCTGGCGCAGGTCGCCGCGGACCGCTTCGCGCTGCGCCGGGTGGCGCGGATCGCGCAGGGCGTGCTGGTGCTGGGCTATGCGTGCGCGGCGCTGGATGTGGTCTGGACGCCGGTGAGGCTGCTGCTGGTGCCGGTGATGATGCTGTGCGGGGGGCTGATCTTCTCGGCGGTGTTCGTGGCGGGCGCGGCGTTCCAGTTCGTGGCGCAGGACGCGGCGGAGGTGCAGTCGGCGTTCACGTTCGGCGGTCAGACGCTGTTGCAGTATCCGCCGACGGTGTTCGGCCGTGAGCTGGTGCGCGGGGTGACGTTCGTGCTGCCGCTGGCGTTCGTCAACTGGGTGCCTGGTTCCTATGTGTTGGGGCGGCCGTATCCGCTGGGGCTGCCGGAGTGGGCGGTGTTCGCTCCGCCGCTGGTGGCGGCGGTGTGCTGTGCGGCGGCGGGGGTGGCGTGGCGGGCGGGTCTGCGGACGTATCGGAGCACGGGGAGTTGA
- a CDS encoding ABC transporter ATP-binding protein has translation MVSEGVERAESAFIEVDRVEKVFDVRRRTGFLKRELRRVRAVDAISFTVARGEMVGYIGPNGAGKSTTIKMLTGILTPSGGRLRVAGIDPSRERRRLAHRIGVVFGQRTTLWWDLPLIDSYRLMHRMYRIPDTRYRENLDRLVELLDLSALLEVPVRQLSLGQRMRGDIAAALLHDPEVLYLDEPTIGLDVVSKARVREFLRELNTERGTTVLLTTHDLQDIEQLCSRVMVIDHGRLVYDGALAGLHEAGESERTLVVDLERELPPVEVGEAARVVRVEGPRQWLKFPASESAAPLVARIAAQYPLVDLSVREPDIEAVIAKMLYATGDAPGSPSPPEPEPEPTRETVVPGPGNS, from the coding sequence ATGGTGTCGGAGGGCGTGGAGCGGGCGGAGAGCGCGTTCATCGAGGTGGACCGGGTGGAGAAGGTCTTCGACGTGCGCAGGAGGACGGGTTTCCTGAAGCGGGAGCTGCGGCGGGTGCGGGCGGTGGACGCGATCTCGTTCACCGTGGCGCGCGGCGAGATGGTCGGCTACATCGGGCCGAACGGCGCGGGGAAGTCGACGACGATCAAGATGCTGACGGGGATCCTGACGCCGAGCGGGGGCCGGCTGCGGGTCGCCGGGATCGATCCGTCGCGTGAGCGGAGGCGGCTGGCGCATCGGATCGGGGTGGTGTTCGGGCAGCGTACGACGCTGTGGTGGGACCTTCCGCTGATCGACTCCTACCGTCTGATGCACCGCATGTACCGCATCCCGGACACCCGTTACCGGGAGAACCTGGACCGGCTGGTCGAACTCCTCGATCTGTCGGCCCTGTTGGAGGTGCCGGTGCGTCAGCTGTCGCTGGGCCAGCGGATGCGGGGGGATATCGCGGCGGCGCTGCTGCACGACCCGGAGGTGCTGTACCTGGACGAGCCGACGATCGGGCTGGACGTGGTCTCCAAGGCGCGGGTGCGGGAGTTCCTGCGGGAGCTGAACACCGAGCGGGGGACGACGGTCCTGCTCACCACGCACGACCTCCAGGACATCGAGCAGCTCTGCTCGCGGGTGATGGTCATCGACCACGGTCGCCTGGTCTACGACGGCGCGCTGGCGGGGCTGCACGAGGCGGGGGAGAGCGAGCGGACGCTGGTGGTGGATCTGGAGCGGGAGTTGCCGCCGGTCGAGGTGGGGGAGGCCGCGCGGGTGGTGAGGGTGGAGGGGCCGAGGCAGTGGCTGAAGTTCCCGGCGTCGGAGTCGGCGGCTCCGCTCGTCGCCCGGATCGCGGCTCAGTACCCGCTGGTCGACCTGTCGGTGCGGGAGCCGGACATCGAGGCGGTGATCGCGAAGATGCTGTATGCGACGGGTGACGCCCCCGGGTCTCCGTCCCCGCCGGAGCCGGAGCCGGAGCCCACGAGAGAGACCGTAGTGCCGGGGCCCGGGAACTCGTAG
- a CDS encoding DUF1707 SHOCT-like domain-containing protein: MTDDAAPGLPDLRASDADRERVAEVLRDALAEGRLDMAEFEERLEETYKARTYGELTPITRDLPVAGVVPPPVVSLNKEPPADGSWAGRVVGGEGSSTWAVAVLSGFQRRGRWTVPRRFTCFAFWGGGEIDLREADFAAGEVEINCVAIMGGVQIIVPPGVEVVVRGIGVMGGFDQGQSDEHGHPDAPRVVVGGFAFWGGVGVERKKTRAARRQEKLDRKAAKRELRAASRDDAHDARVRMLEGHKDVLRGHRHGHASGSGSREEQREHRYED; this comes from the coding sequence ATGACCGACGACGCAGCCCCGGGCCTGCCGGATCTCCGTGCCTCCGACGCCGATCGTGAGCGGGTCGCCGAGGTCCTGCGGGACGCCCTCGCGGAGGGCCGTCTCGACATGGCGGAGTTCGAGGAACGGCTGGAGGAGACGTACAAGGCGCGCACCTACGGGGAGTTGACGCCGATCACCCGGGACCTGCCGGTCGCCGGGGTGGTGCCCCCGCCGGTCGTGTCACTGAACAAGGAGCCTCCCGCTGACGGGAGTTGGGCGGGGCGGGTGGTGGGCGGCGAGGGTTCGTCGACCTGGGCGGTGGCCGTGCTGTCCGGCTTCCAGCGCAGGGGCCGCTGGACGGTTCCCCGGCGTTTCACCTGCTTCGCGTTCTGGGGCGGCGGGGAGATCGACCTGCGCGAGGCGGACTTCGCCGCCGGTGAGGTCGAGATCAACTGTGTCGCGATCATGGGCGGGGTGCAGATCATCGTCCCGCCGGGGGTGGAGGTCGTCGTCCGCGGGATCGGTGTGATGGGCGGCTTCGACCAGGGGCAGAGCGATGAGCACGGGCACCCCGACGCGCCGCGGGTGGTCGTCGGCGGGTTCGCCTTCTGGGGCGGGGTCGGTGTCGAGCGCAAGAAGACGCGGGCCGCCCGGCGGCAGGAGAAGCTCGACCGCAAGGCGGCGAAGCGCGAGCTGCGCGCGGCTTCCCGGGACGACGCGCACGACGCCCGGGTGCGGATGCTGGAGGGACACAAGGACGTCCTGCGGGGGCATCGCCACGGCCACGCGAGCGGGTCGGGCTCCCGCGAGGAGCAGCGGGAGCACCGTTACGAGGACTGA
- a CDS encoding SGNH/GDSL hydrolase family protein, whose product MTRRNVGGAGVPRTRHGALLSAIVALVVGLSAALYVTVASDHGPGRGPREVPLAAAPGPGDAAPVSTGVWVGTWGAAPVGGERGTADGGTAGRTVRNVVHTSVGGTSARVTLSNLYGTGPLTVTHATLAVAADGGSAAAVPDTLRRLTFGGATTVVVPAGGQTVSDAVGVAVPHDSDILVSVYAPTSAGPVTYHPHARQTSYVAEGESTEDVTGAAFTGAGPYWRYLTALDVLSNEADGTVVAFGDSITDGVTSTQGANRRWPDVLADRLRESVAAGGDAPRYGVVNEGISGNRVLVDDPRRGAAGLNRFDRDVLGRTNAKVVVIDLGINDILRDPLLADPQKVVDGLRTLVERAHAHGVKVVGGTLTPFRGHRGYTAAREDVRQRINRAIRSDAVFDEVVDFDEALRDPYDPRSLRAEYDSGDHLHPSDRGYRKMAGTIALTKLKGSAPARL is encoded by the coding sequence ATGACCAGGCGAAACGTCGGTGGTGCGGGGGTGCCCCGCACGCGGCACGGCGCCCTCCTGTCGGCGATCGTCGCCCTTGTCGTGGGCCTGTCCGCCGCCCTGTACGTCACCGTCGCCTCCGACCACGGTCCCGGGCGCGGTCCCCGCGAAGTGCCCCTCGCCGCGGCTCCCGGTCCCGGTGACGCCGCCCCCGTCTCGACGGGCGTCTGGGTCGGCACCTGGGGGGCCGCCCCGGTCGGCGGCGAACGGGGGACCGCGGACGGCGGCACGGCGGGCCGCACGGTCCGCAACGTCGTGCACACCAGCGTCGGCGGGACGAGTGCCCGCGTCACACTGTCCAATCTCTACGGCACCGGCCCCCTCACCGTGACGCACGCCACCCTCGCCGTCGCGGCCGACGGCGGGAGCGCGGCCGCGGTGCCCGACACGCTGCGCCGGCTCACCTTCGGCGGGGCCACCACGGTCGTCGTCCCGGCCGGCGGGCAGACGGTCAGCGACGCCGTCGGCGTCGCCGTCCCGCACGACTCCGACATCCTGGTCAGCGTCTACGCGCCCACTTCCGCCGGCCCGGTCACCTACCACCCGCACGCCAGGCAGACCAGCTACGTCGCCGAGGGCGAGTCCACCGAGGACGTGACCGGCGCCGCGTTCACCGGAGCCGGCCCGTACTGGCGCTACCTGACCGCGCTGGACGTGCTCAGCAACGAGGCCGACGGCACCGTCGTCGCCTTCGGCGACTCCATCACCGACGGCGTCACCTCCACGCAGGGCGCGAACCGCCGCTGGCCCGACGTCCTCGCCGACCGGTTGCGGGAGAGCGTCGCCGCCGGCGGGGACGCCCCCCGCTACGGCGTCGTCAACGAGGGCATCAGCGGCAACCGCGTCCTCGTCGACGACCCCCGCCGCGGTGCGGCCGGCCTCAACCGCTTCGACCGGGACGTCCTCGGCCGCACGAACGCCAAGGTCGTCGTCATCGACCTCGGCATCAACGACATCCTGCGCGACCCGCTGCTCGCCGACCCGCAGAAGGTCGTGGACGGTCTGCGCACCCTCGTCGAACGGGCCCACGCCCACGGCGTCAAGGTCGTTGGCGGCACCCTCACACCCTTCCGCGGCCACCGCGGGTACACCGCCGCCCGCGAGGACGTGCGGCAGCGGATCAACCGGGCGATCCGGTCGGACGCGGTGTTCGACGAGGTCGTCGACTTCGACGAGGCGCTGCGCGACCCGTACGACCCGCGCAGCCTGCGCGCGGAGTACGACTCGGGCGACCATCTGCACCCCAGCGACCGCGGCTACCGCAAGATGGCCGGGACCATCGCCCTGACGAAGCTGAAGGGATCGGCGCCCGCCCGGCTCTAG
- a CDS encoding DUF445 domain-containing protein — MERMDRTEAERPAGTGAARAMTVFSAADEEKRRGVRQMKLTAAGLLLFVAVVYVLAEWASHRGAGPWAGYVAAAAEAGMVGALADWFAVTALFRHPLGLPIPHTAIIPNKKDQLGVSLGEFVGENFLSEDVVRQRLRSVGIGTRLGAWLAEPEHADRVTAELATALRGALTVLRDSDVQAVVGEAITRRADAQEIAPGIGKMLEKIVVDGGHRRAVDLVVARAYDWLVLHGDSVMGAVEGGAPGWTPRFVDRRIGERVYKELLRFCAEMRDMPSHPARGALDRFLTDFASDLQSDTDTRARVERLKGEVLGRGEVQDLIASAWTAVRSMMVAAAEDERSELRLRVRASLLSLGARMATERKVQEKVDSWVEGAAVHVVTTYRREITSLITDTVAGWDAEHTTRKIEANIGRDLQFIRINGTVVGSLAGLLIYTVARALGA; from the coding sequence ATGGAACGGATGGATCGTACGGAAGCGGAGCGGCCTGCCGGTACCGGGGCGGCGCGCGCGATGACCGTCTTCAGCGCCGCCGACGAGGAGAAGCGGCGCGGGGTGCGCCAGATGAAGCTCACCGCGGCCGGGCTGCTGCTGTTCGTGGCTGTGGTCTACGTCCTCGCCGAGTGGGCCTCCCACCGGGGCGCGGGCCCCTGGGCGGGCTATGTGGCGGCCGCGGCGGAGGCGGGCATGGTCGGTGCGCTCGCCGACTGGTTCGCGGTCACGGCGCTGTTCCGTCACCCGCTCGGCCTGCCCATCCCGCACACGGCGATCATTCCGAACAAGAAGGACCAGCTGGGCGTCTCGCTGGGCGAGTTCGTCGGGGAGAACTTCCTCTCCGAGGACGTCGTACGGCAGCGGCTGCGCTCGGTCGGCATCGGCACCCGGCTGGGTGCGTGGCTCGCCGAACCGGAGCACGCCGACCGGGTGACGGCGGAGCTGGCGACGGCGCTGCGCGGGGCGCTCACGGTCCTGCGCGACTCTGATGTGCAGGCCGTGGTGGGGGAGGCGATCACGCGGCGCGCGGACGCGCAGGAGATCGCGCCGGGCATCGGCAAGATGCTGGAGAAGATCGTCGTGGACGGCGGTCACCGGCGGGCCGTGGACCTGGTGGTGGCCAGGGCGTACGACTGGCTGGTGCTGCACGGCGACTCGGTGATGGGCGCGGTGGAGGGCGGCGCCCCCGGCTGGACCCCCCGGTTCGTCGACAGGCGGATCGGTGAGCGCGTCTACAAGGAGCTGCTGCGGTTCTGCGCGGAGATGCGGGACATGCCGTCCCACCCGGCGCGGGGCGCTCTCGACCGGTTCCTCACCGATTTCGCCTCCGACCTCCAGTCCGACACGGACACCCGGGCGCGGGTGGAACGGCTCAAGGGCGAGGTGCTGGGCCGGGGCGAGGTGCAGGACCTGATCGCGTCCGCCTGGACCGCCGTCCGCTCCATGATGGTCGCGGCGGCGGAGGACGAACGCAGCGAGCTGCGGCTGCGCGTGCGGGCCTCGCTGCTGTCCCTGGGGGCCCGGATGGCGACCGAGCGCAAGGTCCAGGAGAAGGTGGACAGCTGGGTCGAGGGCGCTGCCGTGCACGTGGTGACGACGTACCGGCGGGAGATCACCTCCCTGATCACCGACACGGTCGCGGGCTGGGACGCCGAGCACACCACCCGCAAGATCGAGGCCAACATCGGCCGCGACCTCCAGTTCATCCGGATCAACGGCACGGTGGTGGGTTCGCTCGCCGGACTGCTGATCTACACCGTGGCGCGGGCGCTCGGGGCTTGA
- a CDS encoding MFS transporter, with protein MTSAEAAVPAEPDRTITTDIPARLDRLPWSRWHWTIVFGLGTVWILDGLEVTVVGNIAARLSEPGSGLPITSGQVTGIAAALYVAGACAGALFWGRLTDKWGRKKLFMITLAVYLAATALTAVSFDTWWFLLFRFLTGFGIGGEYAAINSAIDELIPAQYRGRVDLMINGSFWLGAVGGSLLSIVALNTDIFAADVGWRLTFALGAVLALVILLVRRHVPESPRWLLIHGRDREAEEIVSSIEKQIEEDKGERLPRAEGELTIHQRRSVSFMEIARTVFSDYRRRSILGFSLFIGQAFLYNAITFGFGAILTKFFDVPSGNTGYYFAVIAIGNFCGPLLLGKLFDTVGRRVMISSTYLLSGALLFGTAWLFDQGSLNATTMTACWCAVLFFASAGASSAYLTVSEVFPMETRAMSIAFFYALGTAAGGISGPLLFAKLTDTGKVGDTVLAFSIGATLMCLAGLVAAFLAVKAERRSLEDIAKPLTAAAAKAREATKGDRSSKATA; from the coding sequence ATGACCAGCGCCGAAGCTGCCGTGCCGGCCGAGCCGGACCGCACGATCACCACTGACATCCCCGCCCGCCTCGACCGGCTGCCCTGGTCACGCTGGCACTGGACCATCGTCTTCGGACTCGGCACCGTATGGATCCTGGACGGCCTCGAGGTCACGGTCGTGGGGAACATCGCCGCCCGGCTGTCGGAGCCGGGCAGCGGCCTGCCGATCACCTCGGGGCAGGTCACCGGCATCGCGGCCGCGCTGTACGTGGCCGGCGCCTGTGCCGGCGCCCTCTTCTGGGGCCGGCTGACCGACAAGTGGGGCCGCAAGAAGCTGTTCATGATCACCCTCGCGGTGTATCTGGCGGCCACCGCCCTGACCGCGGTCTCCTTCGACACCTGGTGGTTCCTGCTGTTCCGGTTCCTCACCGGCTTCGGCATCGGCGGCGAGTACGCGGCCATCAACTCCGCGATCGACGAGCTGATCCCCGCGCAGTACCGGGGGCGGGTCGACCTGATGATCAACGGCAGCTTCTGGCTGGGCGCGGTCGGCGGTTCGCTGCTGTCGATCGTCGCGCTGAACACGGACATCTTCGCGGCGGACGTGGGCTGGCGGCTGACGTTCGCGCTGGGCGCGGTCCTCGCCCTGGTGATCCTACTCGTGCGGCGGCACGTCCCGGAGAGCCCGCGCTGGCTGCTGATCCACGGCCGGGACCGGGAGGCCGAGGAGATCGTCTCCTCGATCGAGAAGCAGATCGAGGAGGACAAGGGAGAACGGCTGCCGCGGGCCGAGGGCGAACTCACGATCCACCAGCGCCGCAGCGTCTCCTTCATGGAGATCGCCCGCACGGTGTTCTCCGACTACCGGCGCCGTTCGATCCTCGGCTTCTCCCTCTTCATCGGGCAGGCGTTCCTCTACAACGCGATCACCTTCGGCTTCGGCGCGATCCTGACCAAGTTCTTCGACGTGCCGAGCGGCAACACCGGCTACTACTTCGCCGTCATCGCGATCGGCAACTTCTGCGGCCCGCTGCTGCTGGGCAAGCTGTTCGACACCGTCGGCCGACGGGTGATGATCTCCTCGACGTATCTGCTCTCCGGCGCGCTGCTGTTCGGTACGGCCTGGCTGTTCGACCAGGGCTCGCTGAACGCGACGACGATGACCGCCTGCTGGTGCGCGGTGCTGTTCTTCGCGTCGGCGGGAGCGTCGAGCGCCTATCTGACGGTGTCCGAGGTCTTCCCGATGGAGACCCGCGCCATGTCCATCGCCTTCTTCTACGCCCTCGGCACCGCCGCCGGCGGCATCAGCGGCCCCCTGCTGTTCGCCAAGCTCACCGACACGGGCAAGGTCGGCGACACGGTTCTCGCCTTCTCCATCGGCGCGACCCTGATGTGCCTGGCGGGCCTGGTCGCGGCGTTCCTCGCGGTCAAGGCCGAGCGACGCTCCCTGGAGGACATCGCCAAGCCCCTGACGGCGGCGGCGGCGAAGGCACGCGAGGCGACGAAGGGAGACCGCTCGAGCAAGGCGACCGCCTGA